Proteins from a genomic interval of Zingiber officinale cultivar Zhangliang chromosome 1B, Zo_v1.1, whole genome shotgun sequence:
- the LOC121967084 gene encoding uncharacterized protein LOC121967084 gives MGVASPPPLLSPMDTTPSMEINELEKMEVDRPHNYDEHRYEKVARLINKETTSYDDLAREVVGEACRGTAPLNLMMDSVLHEVIAKRKTGLAFAIVALPDASNHRILRHQNYYGDTPLHIAAEIGDSKVAKALLERDGSLAHKKNKKGETPLHKAVQFGHLDVFKIIIDAGGDEMASVRTGDGSTILHYAIMHDQTEEALAIAKKFPDLILSRNAGGASPLQIMAAFYKKSSKPHQTLISHLYASCIEEGGVKSDEESGNRDGQSRGNWWSRLPGWGKCWIVQVINNLRRRKVKEREETSNHEELLKQLVRNEDFGFYLKGFIPQTSNYHSAGDRGSLMRNVSSIDTADHLYEVMREVVKSASRPSDDEVSEASDRRIWEESPLITGVKFGLDDFVIKILQLSPRSATYVGYDGMNVLQAAVKYHRRHVVLAIKEDKRLPTWLFTDLESDTMNTLLHIAASGNNLKKEIMVDPLRLHDELEWFEMLEKIVPKELLNYRNKGQKTAQEVFDEKHKEMLKDCRTELVDIGRTCAPLVAAAVFTSSFYIPGENNRENNRLAFKIFSRVYVVGFSCATTALVLYLLLMVMPYKQRDFRRVVPLNYLMASILLTMSLSTFSIAFACNMYMQIYGNNRKSYADLATLMLELLVVPFIYGFAHLFCGGSGAFWRACLFLKRLAR, from the exons ATGGGCGTAGCATCGCCGCCGCCACTGCTGTCGCCGATGGACACGACGCCATCGATGGAGATAAATGAGCTAGAAAAGATGGAGGTGGATCGACCTCATAACTACGATGAGCACAGGTACGAAAAGGTGGCGCGGCTCATTAATAAAGAAACAACGTCTTATGATGATCTTGCGAGAGAGGTGGTCGGTGAAGCGTGTCGCGGCACGGCGCCGTTGAACCTGATGATGGACTCGGTGCTCCACGAAGTGATCGCCAAGAGGAAGACCGGCCTGGCCTTCGCCATCGTCGCCCTTCCAGATGCATCGAACCACAGAATTCTCCGCCACCAGAACTACTACGGCGACACGCCGCTGCACATTGCGGCCGAGATCGGTGACAGCAAAGTTGCGAAGGCCTTGTTAGAGAGGGACGGAAGCCTCGCGCACAAGAAGAACAA GAAGGGGGAGACGCCGCTGCACAAGGCGGTGCAGTTCGGCCACCTGGACGTGTTCAAGATCATCATCGATGCGGGAGGCGACGAAATGGCCTCCGTTCGCACCGGCGACGGCTCCACTATCTTGCACTACGCCATCATGCACGACCAGACAG AGGAAGCTTTGGCCATCGCAAAGAAATTTCCAGACTTGATACTGTCACGAAACGCCGGCGGGGCCTCCCCGTTACAAATAATGGCGGCCTTTTACAAAAAATCATCCAAACCTCATCAAACTTTGATTTCTCACCTTTACGCCAGCTGTATCGAGGAAGGAGGAGTAAAATCAGATGAAGAAAGTGGCAACAGAGAC GGACAAAGCAGAGGAAATTGGTGGTCGCGCTTGCCAG GGTGGGGAAAATGTTGGATCGTCCAAGTGATTAACAATCTAC GAAGAAGAAAGGTGAAAGAGAGAGAGGAGACGTCAAACCACGAGGAGCTCCTGAAACAGTTAGTCCGGAACGAAGACTTCGGATTCTACCTCAAGGGATTCATACCTCAAACATCAAACTACCATTCCGCCGGAGATAGAGGAAGCCTTATGAGGAACGTCTCGAGCATTGATACCGCTGATCATCTGTACGAGGTGATGCGGGAGGTCGTGAAGAGTGCAAGCAGGCCGTCGGACGACGAGGTGTCGGAAGCGAGCGATAGGAGGATATGGGAGGAGTCTCCGCTGATCACCGGCGTCAAGTTCGGCCTCGACGACTTCGTGATCAAAATCCTCCAATTGAGCCCACGGTCGGCCACCTACGTCGGTTACGACGGCATGAACGTGCTCCAGGCCGCCGTCAAGTATCACCGGAGGCACGTCGTGCTGGCCATCAAAGAGGACAAGCGGCTGCCGACGTGGTTGTTCACCGATCTGGAGTCTGACACCATGAACACCCTTCTCCATATCGCAGCTTCCGGCAATAACCTCAAGAAGGAAATAATGGTCGACCCCCTGCGCCTGCACGATGAACTCGAATGGTTTGAG ATGCTGGAAAAGATCGTTCCTAAAGAGCTGTTGAACTACCGAAACAAAGGACAGAAGACTGCCCAGGAGGTGTTCGACGAGAAACACAAGGAGATGCTGAAGGACTGCAGGACGGAGCTGGTGGACATTGGCCGGACCTGCGCCCCGCTGGTGGCGGCGGCGGTGTTCACCTCCAGTTTCTACATCCCCGGCGAGAACAACCGGGAGAACAACCGACTGGCCTTCAAGATCTTCTCCCGCGTGTACGTCGTGGGCTTCTCCTGCGCCACCACCGCGCTGGTCCTGTACCTGCTGCTGATGGTGATGCCGTACAAACAGCGGGACTTCCGGCGGGTGGTGCCGTTGAACTATCTGATGGCGAGCATCTTGCTGACCATGTCCCTGTCCACCTTCAGCATCGCCTTCGCCTGCAACATGTACATGCAAATCTACGGCAATAATAGGAAGTCCTACGCTGACTTGGCGACGCTGATGCTCGAGCTCCTCGTCGTTCCCTTCATCTACGGCTTTGCGCACTTATTCTGTGGAGGCAGTGGAGCCTTTTGGAGAGCTTGTTTATTCCTTAAACGTCTCGCcaggtaa